One window of Pseudomonas urmiensis genomic DNA carries:
- a CDS encoding cation:proton antiporter, whose product MLELVAAFICLTTLLTYVNYRFIGLPPAIGVMVTALLFSLILQGLSLIGFPGLEERVEGLMNQIDFNDLLMHWMLSFLLFAGALHVNLGDLRSYRWPIGLLATIGVLIATVVIGFLAHWVFALFGWHVSLIYCLLFGALISPTDPIAVLGALRTANASKPLKTTIVGESLFNDGTAVVVFTVLLGIVQLGETPSVSETAILFAREALGGIAFGGLIGYATYRMIKSIEQYQVEVMLTLALVIGGSAMCYELHVSAPIAMVVAGLIIGNLGRNLAMNDMTRRYMDGFWELIDDMLNALLFALIGLELLLLPFNWLHLAAGSVLAVAVLMSRLLTVAPAIVLLRRWRSVPKGTVRVLTWGGLRGGVSVALALSLPVGDERDLLLSITYIVVLSSILIQGLSIGRVVRGVTAQP is encoded by the coding sequence ATGCTTGAACTTGTTGCCGCGTTTATCTGCCTGACCACCCTTCTCACCTACGTCAATTACCGTTTCATCGGCCTGCCACCCGCCATCGGCGTGATGGTGACGGCGCTATTATTCTCCTTGATTCTCCAGGGCTTGAGCCTGATCGGTTTCCCCGGCTTGGAAGAGCGCGTCGAAGGCCTGATGAACCAGATCGACTTCAACGATCTGCTGATGCACTGGATGCTGTCATTCCTGCTGTTCGCCGGCGCCTTGCACGTCAACCTCGGCGACCTGCGCAGCTACCGCTGGCCCATCGGCCTGTTGGCGACCATCGGCGTGTTGATCGCCACTGTGGTCATCGGCTTTTTGGCGCACTGGGTGTTCGCCCTGTTCGGCTGGCACGTCAGCCTGATCTATTGCCTGCTGTTTGGCGCACTGATTTCGCCGACCGACCCGATCGCGGTGCTCGGCGCACTGCGCACCGCCAATGCTTCGAAACCACTGAAAACCACCATCGTCGGCGAATCGTTGTTCAATGACGGCACGGCGGTGGTGGTGTTTACCGTATTGCTGGGGATCGTCCAGCTCGGCGAGACGCCGAGCGTTTCCGAGACCGCCATTCTGTTTGCCCGCGAAGCACTGGGCGGCATCGCCTTTGGCGGCCTGATCGGCTACGCGACCTACCGCATGATCAAGAGCATCGAGCAGTACCAGGTCGAGGTCATGCTGACCCTGGCGCTGGTCATCGGTGGTTCGGCGATGTGCTACGAGCTGCACGTTTCGGCGCCAATCGCCATGGTGGTGGCCGGTCTGATCATCGGCAACCTGGGGCGCAACCTGGCGATGAACGACATGACCCGGCGCTACATGGACGGCTTCTGGGAGCTGATCGACGACATGCTCAATGCGCTGCTGTTCGCCCTGATCGGCCTGGAGCTGTTGCTGCTGCCGTTCAACTGGCTGCACCTGGCGGCCGGCAGCGTGCTGGCGGTCGCGGTATTGATGTCGCGTTTGCTGACCGTGGCACCGGCGATCGTCCTGCTGCGCCGCTGGCGTAGCGTGCCCAAAGGCACGGTGCGGGTACTGACCTGGGGTGGTTTGCGCGGTGGGGTTTCGGTGGCTCTGGCGCTGTCGCTGCCGGTGGGTGATGAGCGCGACCTGCTGCTGTCGATCACTTACATCGTGGTGCTGTCTTCGATCCTGATTCAGGGCTTGAGCATTGGCCGCGTGGTACGTGGCGTTACTGCCCAGCCCTGA
- a CDS encoding EamA family transporter, protein MLATSLVLIAALLHATWNTLIKFSGERLLVIASMDAVALVFALAAVAFVDFPPAEIWPWLVTSALAEQLYRVLLIKAYRVGDLGLVYPLMRGLSPLVVLGLTLAFAGETLSQQQIIGILLIPCGMACLLWQGGGGERLPWSMLPVVALIGLCIGCYTWFDGQAVRLWGQPWDYLVWLTLLSAWPFPLLASVARRAPFALFWRTQWRLGLAVGLCVLFSYALVLWAMHLGSVAEAAALRELSVILVVLLGMRYLKEPFGGPRLLACGLVLAGMLVMKL, encoded by the coding sequence GTGTTGGCAACCTCCCTCGTGCTCATCGCAGCCCTCCTGCACGCCACCTGGAATACCCTGATCAAATTCAGTGGCGAGCGCCTGCTGGTGATCGCCAGCATGGATGCGGTGGCCCTGGTCTTCGCCCTCGCGGCCGTCGCTTTCGTCGACTTCCCGCCCGCTGAAATCTGGCCCTGGCTAGTGACCTCGGCGCTTGCCGAGCAGCTCTACCGGGTACTGCTGATCAAGGCCTACCGCGTTGGCGACCTGGGCCTGGTCTATCCTCTGATGCGCGGCCTGTCGCCTTTGGTGGTGCTGGGCCTGACCCTGGCATTCGCCGGAGAAACACTGAGCCAGCAGCAGATCATCGGCATCCTGTTGATCCCCTGCGGTATGGCCTGCTTGCTGTGGCAGGGCGGAGGCGGTGAGCGGCTGCCTTGGTCGATGCTGCCGGTAGTGGCGTTAATTGGTCTGTGCATCGGCTGTTACACCTGGTTCGATGGCCAGGCCGTGCGCCTGTGGGGCCAGCCTTGGGATTACCTGGTCTGGCTGACCTTGCTCAGCGCCTGGCCGTTTCCGCTGCTGGCCAGCGTGGCGAGGCGTGCGCCGTTCGCGCTGTTCTGGCGCACGCAATGGCGGTTGGGGTTGGCGGTGGGCTTGTGTGTGTTGTTCAGCTACGCCCTGGTGCTGTGGGCCATGCACCTAGGGTCGGTGGCCGAGGCTGCGGCGCTGCGCGAGTTGAGTGTGATCCTGGTGGTGCTGTTGGGGATGCGCTACCTCAAAGAACCTTTTGGCGGTCCGAGGCTCTTAGCATGCGGGCTGGTCCTGGCGGGCATGCTGGTGATGAAGCTCTGA
- the metF gene encoding methylenetetrahydrofolate reductase [NAD(P)H], which produces MSQERRYSFEFFPTKTEAGHEKLMGVARELASYNPDFFSCTYGAGGSTRDRTLNTVLQLESEVKVPAAPHLSCVGDTKADLRALLGEYKAAGIKRIVALRGDLPSGMGMASGELRYASDLVEFIRQETGDHFHLEVAAYPEMHPQAPNFEADLANFVHKVKAGADSAITQYFFNADSYFYFVERVQQMGVDIPVVPGIMPITNYSKLARFSDACGAELPRWIRKQLEAYGDDTASIQAFGEEVISRMCEQLLQGGAPGLHFYTLNQAEASLAIWNNLKLPR; this is translated from the coding sequence ATGTCCCAAGAACGCCGTTACAGTTTCGAATTCTTCCCGACCAAGACCGAAGCCGGCCATGAAAAGCTGATGGGCGTTGCCCGTGAGCTGGCAAGCTACAACCCCGACTTCTTCTCCTGCACCTACGGCGCTGGCGGCTCGACCCGTGACCGCACGCTCAATACCGTGCTGCAGCTGGAAAGCGAAGTGAAAGTCCCTGCCGCTCCGCACCTGTCGTGCGTGGGTGACACCAAGGCCGACCTGCGCGCATTGCTTGGCGAATACAAAGCGGCCGGCATCAAGCGCATCGTCGCCCTGCGTGGCGACCTGCCTTCGGGCATGGGCATGGCCTCGGGCGAACTGCGCTACGCCAGCGACCTGGTCGAGTTCATCCGCCAGGAAACCGGCGATCACTTCCACTTGGAAGTGGCCGCCTACCCGGAGATGCACCCGCAGGCGCCCAACTTCGAGGCTGACCTGGCCAACTTCGTGCACAAGGTCAAGGCTGGCGCCGACAGCGCCATCACCCAGTACTTCTTCAACGCCGACAGCTACTTCTACTTCGTCGAGCGCGTGCAGCAGATGGGCGTCGACATCCCGGTTGTGCCCGGCATCATGCCGATCACCAACTACAGCAAACTGGCGCGCTTCTCCGACGCCTGTGGCGCTGAGCTGCCACGCTGGATTCGCAAGCAACTGGAAGCCTACGGCGACGATACCGCCAGCATCCAGGCGTTCGGCGAGGAAGTGATCAGCCGCATGTGCGAGCAACTGCTGCAAGGCGGCGCTCCAGGGCTGCACTTCTATACCCTGAACCAGGCCGAAGCGAGCCTGGCGATCTGGAACAACCTCAAGCTTCCTCGTTGA
- a CDS encoding acyl-CoA thioesterase codes for MNFHTRKWVKPEDLNPNGTLFGGSLLRWIDEEAAIYAIVQLGNQRVVTKYMSEINFVSASRQGDIIELGITATEFGRTSITLKCEVRNKITRKSILTVDKMVFVNLGDDGLPAAHGRTQIKYVQDQFPDTAVE; via the coding sequence ATGAACTTCCACACCCGCAAGTGGGTTAAACCCGAAGACCTCAACCCTAATGGCACGCTGTTCGGTGGCAGCCTGCTGCGCTGGATCGACGAAGAGGCGGCGATCTACGCCATCGTCCAACTGGGCAACCAGCGCGTGGTCACCAAGTACATGTCGGAAATCAACTTCGTCAGCGCTTCGCGTCAGGGCGACATCATCGAGCTGGGCATCACCGCCACCGAGTTTGGCCGCACCTCGATCACCCTCAAGTGTGAAGTGCGCAACAAGATCACCCGCAAGAGCATCCTGACCGTGGACAAGATGGTCTTCGTCAACCTGGGCGATGATGGCCTGCCCGCGGCGCACGGGCGGACGCAGATCAAGTATGTGCAGGATCAGTTCCCGGATACCGCCGTCGAATAA
- the mltA gene encoding murein transglycosylase A, translating to MKSALRHLAWALPALALLAGCNGGESAKPEPHAVATYAPATWKDLPSVSDADLLAGFVAWRNGCEKLKRDPVWAPTCEAAQRIPDDAAQARAFLQQNLQVYGLRSAENNANGLITGYYEPVYPGSLERTEAAQVPVYGIPDDMIVVDLASIYPELKGKRLRGRLEGRVLKPYDTAEVIYRDGVKAPVLAWLTDPMDLQFLQIQGSGRVELENGRQLRLGYADQNGHPYRPIGRWLIEQGQLKKEDVSMGAIHAWAQANPQRVPELLASNPSYVFFSTRPDSNEGPRGSLNVPLTAGYSVAIDRKVIPLGSLLWLSTTRPDGTPVVRPVGAQDTGGAITGEVRADLFWGTGPEAGELAGNMKQQGQIWMLWPKGKPLPEVPKVL from the coding sequence ATGAAATCTGCTCTGCGCCATCTCGCCTGGGCACTCCCCGCCCTGGCCCTGCTGGCCGGCTGCAACGGCGGCGAAAGCGCCAAACCCGAACCCCATGCCGTGGCCACCTACGCCCCCGCCACCTGGAAAGACCTGCCCAGTGTCAGCGATGCCGACTTGCTGGCAGGCTTCGTGGCCTGGCGCAATGGCTGCGAGAAGCTCAAGCGTGACCCGGTCTGGGCGCCGACCTGCGAAGCAGCGCAGCGGATTCCGGACGATGCCGCCCAAGCTCGTGCCTTCCTCCAGCAGAACCTGCAGGTGTATGGCCTGCGCTCGGCCGAGAACAACGCCAATGGCTTGATCACTGGTTATTACGAGCCGGTCTACCCCGGCAGCCTGGAACGCACTGAAGCTGCTCAGGTGCCGGTTTATGGCATTCCCGACGACATGATCGTGGTCGACCTGGCCAGCATCTATCCCGAGCTCAAAGGCAAACGCCTGCGTGGCCGCCTTGAAGGCCGGGTGCTCAAGCCGTACGACACTGCCGAGGTGATCTATCGCGACGGTGTCAAAGCGCCGGTGCTGGCCTGGCTGACCGACCCGATGGACCTGCAATTCCTGCAGATCCAGGGTTCGGGCCGCGTCGAGCTGGAAAATGGCCGGCAGTTGCGCCTGGGTTACGCCGACCAAAACGGCCACCCGTACCGGCCGATTGGTCGCTGGCTGATCGAGCAAGGCCAGTTGAAGAAGGAAGACGTGAGCATGGGCGCCATTCATGCCTGGGCCCAGGCCAATCCACAACGGGTGCCGGAACTGCTGGCCAGCAACCCCAGCTATGTCTTCTTCAGCACCCGTCCGGACAGCAACGAAGGCCCGCGCGGTTCGCTCAACGTGCCGCTGACTGCGGGCTACAGCGTGGCCATCGACCGTAAGGTGATTCCGCTGGGCAGCTTGCTGTGGTTGTCCACCACGCGCCCGGACGGCACGCCAGTGGTGCGGCCAGTGGGCGCACAGGACACCGGCGGTGCAATTACCGGCGAGGTGCGTGCGGACCTGTTCTGGGGCACCGGGCCTGAGGCCGGTGAACTAGCGGGTAACATGAAGCAGCAGGGACAGATCTGGATGCTTTGGCCTAAAGGCAAACCATTGCCTGAAGTGCCGAAAGTCCTCTGA
- a CDS encoding MAPEG family protein produces the protein MTVALWCILIALILPPLCALIAKLSSGRFGLKDNHDPRAFLDTLSGLPRRAHAAQQNSYEAFPAFAAAVLVADIVGNAEQVTQDVLGVMYITSRLLYIICYLADWAALRSLVWFAGLALIVSFFVVSV, from the coding sequence ATGACCGTTGCCCTGTGGTGCATTCTGATTGCCCTGATCCTGCCGCCGCTGTGTGCGCTGATCGCCAAGCTCAGCAGCGGGCGATTCGGCCTTAAGGACAATCACGATCCGCGAGCCTTTCTCGACACGCTGTCGGGCCTGCCACGGCGTGCCCATGCCGCGCAGCAGAACAGCTATGAAGCGTTCCCGGCGTTCGCGGCGGCGGTGCTGGTGGCGGATATCGTCGGCAATGCCGAACAGGTGACGCAGGATGTGCTGGGGGTGATGTACATCACCAGCCGGTTGCTCTACATCATTTGCTACCTGGCGGACTGGGCGGCGTTGCGCTCGCTGGTGTGGTTTGCCGGGCTGGCGTTGATTGTGTCGTTCTTCGTGGTTTCGGTCTGA
- a CDS encoding transposase — protein MAMQAGKLIVGTDVAKAELVIHHDASDEVIKLKNSKPDIKRWLKQQPLNTAIAVEATNVYHLDLVELAHGAGLEVYVIDGFQLSNYRKSVGGRVKTDPSDARLLSRFLRNEGEDLRPWSPPPAVYGKVQSLLRRRAALVTARTAMTQSWANESLLKSAFEVFVKSIDRLDLLIQKKLKDVLREAGLQEQVARCQAVEGIGFLTAAALVMAFVRGEFKNSDSFIAFLGMDLRVNDSGQTNGRRRLTKRGCSEIRRLLHNAAMSASRSAAWRDLYEQHRNSGKATTQALVILARKLARVAFALMKNQGEYITRAMKLACP, from the coding sequence ATGGCAATGCAGGCAGGCAAACTGATCGTGGGTACGGACGTCGCAAAGGCTGAGTTGGTTATCCATCACGACGCTAGTGATGAGGTAATCAAACTGAAAAATTCAAAACCCGACATCAAGCGATGGTTGAAACAACAGCCGCTCAACACGGCTATCGCAGTTGAAGCGACCAACGTCTATCACTTGGACCTGGTCGAGTTAGCCCATGGTGCGGGTCTTGAGGTTTATGTCATTGATGGCTTTCAACTGAGCAACTATCGGAAAAGTGTTGGAGGACGAGTCAAAACTGACCCTTCTGATGCGAGATTGTTGTCCCGGTTCTTGAGAAACGAAGGGGAAGATCTTCGCCCCTGGAGCCCCCCTCCCGCCGTCTACGGCAAGGTCCAGAGCCTTCTGCGACGCAGAGCTGCCTTGGTGACAGCGCGCACTGCAATGACTCAGAGCTGGGCCAATGAAAGCCTTTTGAAGAGCGCCTTCGAAGTGTTCGTCAAATCGATAGACCGCCTCGATTTACTGATTCAGAAAAAACTTAAGGACGTGCTCCGAGAAGCCGGACTACAAGAACAAGTGGCTCGCTGCCAAGCCGTAGAAGGAATTGGTTTTCTGACCGCTGCGGCATTAGTCATGGCCTTTGTCAGAGGCGAATTTAAAAACAGTGACTCCTTCATCGCATTCCTTGGAATGGACCTGCGAGTTAATGACTCTGGGCAGACGAATGGACGTCGTCGCCTGACAAAGCGGGGATGTTCAGAGATCCGTCGTTTGCTGCACAACGCGGCAATGTCCGCCAGCAGGTCGGCCGCTTGGAGAGACCTTTATGAGCAGCATCGAAACAGCGGTAAAGCAACAACCCAAGCCTTGGTCATCTTGGCTCGAAAGCTTGCCCGCGTGGCTTTCGCCCTGATGAAAAATCAGGGCGAATACATCACCAGAGCTATGAAATTGGCTTGCCCATAA
- the ligB gene encoding NAD-dependent DNA ligase LigB produces the protein MSLKLLVGFLASAYLSTAVAADCPAWPAERGRQESAQLQATLAKWDEHYHRHGISLVADELYDQSRQRLHWLQRCFSLNTVDHPLASARGQIPHPVAHTGVEKLANEQAVAGWMRGKQGIWIQPKVDGVAVSLVFRQGRLRQLLSRGDGIHGHDWSRHIPALGGLTQQLPQPLDMVLQGELYWALDKHVQASAGGLNARGTVAGLLARKQINAEQGQNIGLFVWDWPQGPASQAERLAKLAELGFADSQRYSVAISTYEQAADWRQRWYRTPLPFATDGVILRLDSRPPAERWRAKPPYWIAAWKYPFRQALAEVRDVRFRVGRTGRITPMLHLEPLTLDDRRISLVSLGSLARWQALDIRRGDQVAVSLAGLTIPRLDSVVHRSLHREPVAAPVPSEHHPLSCWQDSDSCRQQFIARLNWLSGKQGLAMAKLGSSTWAQLVDSAAVGNLDDWLNLTRADLLLTPGIGEKRAEQLLQAFEQARQQPFQRWLRAIGVPAPKDLDLGSDWSTLAARNTEQWLAQPGIGRRRAEQLRAFFQHDDVQILAAQLRLHAIKGF, from the coding sequence ATGTCGCTCAAGCTGCTCGTTGGTTTTTTAGCTAGCGCTTACTTATCCACAGCCGTCGCTGCCGACTGCCCTGCCTGGCCCGCTGAACGAGGGCGACAAGAAAGTGCGCAGCTGCAAGCCACGCTGGCCAAATGGGATGAGCACTACCATCGCCACGGCATTTCGCTGGTGGCGGATGAACTGTACGACCAGAGTCGGCAGCGCCTTCACTGGCTACAAAGGTGCTTTTCGCTCAATACCGTCGACCACCCGCTGGCCAGCGCTCGCGGTCAGATTCCCCACCCTGTCGCGCACACCGGCGTCGAAAAGCTGGCCAACGAGCAGGCGGTCGCTGGCTGGATGCGTGGCAAGCAGGGCATCTGGATTCAGCCCAAGGTCGATGGCGTTGCGGTATCGCTAGTCTTTCGCCAGGGCCGCCTGAGGCAATTGCTCAGCCGGGGCGATGGCATCCATGGCCACGACTGGAGCCGGCATATCCCTGCGCTAGGCGGCCTGACTCAACAACTGCCACAGCCGCTCGATATGGTTTTGCAAGGCGAGCTGTACTGGGCGCTGGATAAGCATGTGCAAGCAAGTGCTGGCGGGCTCAATGCCCGAGGGACTGTCGCCGGGTTGCTGGCACGCAAGCAGATCAATGCCGAGCAAGGGCAGAATATCGGGCTGTTCGTCTGGGACTGGCCGCAAGGCCCCGCCAGCCAGGCCGAACGCTTGGCCAAGCTGGCAGAACTGGGTTTTGCCGACAGCCAGCGCTACAGCGTGGCCATCAGCACCTACGAGCAGGCCGCTGATTGGCGCCAGCGCTGGTATCGCACGCCGCTGCCGTTCGCCACCGACGGGGTGATCTTGCGTCTGGACAGTCGCCCACCGGCTGAGCGCTGGCGGGCCAAGCCGCCGTACTGGATCGCAGCGTGGAAGTACCCGTTCAGGCAAGCGCTGGCTGAGGTCCGAGACGTTCGCTTCAGGGTCGGCAGGACAGGCCGAATCACCCCCATGCTGCACCTTGAGCCACTGACCCTGGATGATCGCCGAATCAGCCTGGTCAGCTTGGGATCACTCGCGCGCTGGCAAGCGCTGGACATACGCCGCGGCGACCAAGTGGCCGTGAGCCTGGCGGGGCTGACCATCCCCCGCCTGGACAGCGTGGTGCATCGCAGTTTGCATCGTGAGCCTGTGGCTGCGCCGGTGCCTTCCGAGCATCACCCCCTCAGCTGCTGGCAAGACAGCGACAGCTGCAGACAGCAATTTATCGCCCGCTTGAACTGGCTAAGCGGCAAGCAGGGCTTGGCCATGGCAAAGCTGGGCTCATCGACCTGGGCGCAATTGGTCGACAGCGCTGCGGTCGGCAACCTGGACGACTGGCTGAACCTGACGCGCGCCGACTTGCTGCTCACCCCTGGGATTGGCGAGAAACGCGCCGAGCAATTGCTGCAGGCCTTCGAGCAAGCCCGTCAACAACCCTTCCAACGCTGGTTGCGCGCCATCGGTGTACCGGCGCCCAAGGACCTCGATCTGGGTTCCGACTGGTCGACCCTGGCCGCCAGAAATACCGAGCAATGGTTGGCGCAACCCGGCATCGGCCGCCGTCGGGCCGAGCAACTGCGCGCTTTCTTCCAGCATGACGACGTGCAGATACTGGCCGCGCAATTGCGCCTGCACGCAATCAAGGGTTTCTAA
- a CDS encoding c-type cytochrome, whose product MFKCFTVLLLVSVSLVGCDRVDPNSPLGQRKAIFKQMLKTSEDMGGMLRGRLPFDGGKFADGALKLDSLAHAPWQHFPQVQDEGDSSARAEVWQRQARFEDLARQLEGVTAQLVGVTRTQPLEMAQLKAPMDKVEAACKACHSEFRNH is encoded by the coding sequence ATGTTCAAATGTTTCACCGTGCTGCTGCTGGTCAGCGTGTCCCTGGTGGGTTGCGACCGTGTCGATCCTAACTCACCGCTGGGGCAGCGCAAGGCGATCTTCAAGCAGATGCTCAAGACCAGCGAAGACATGGGCGGCATGCTGCGTGGGCGCTTACCCTTCGATGGCGGCAAGTTCGCCGACGGCGCGCTGAAGCTCGATAGCCTGGCCCATGCGCCATGGCAGCATTTTCCACAAGTGCAGGATGAGGGCGACAGCAGTGCTCGGGCCGAGGTTTGGCAGCGGCAGGCGCGTTTTGAGGATCTGGCGCGGCAACTGGAAGGTGTCACCGCGCAATTGGTAGGCGTGACGCGGACTCAACCGCTGGAAATGGCGCAATTGAAGGCACCGATGGACAAGGTCGAAGCCGCCTGCAAGGCCTGTCATAGCGAGTTTCGCAACCACTGA
- a CDS encoding DUF1090 domain-containing protein: protein MKLLSSLALSAVFCLSAHSALAAEQQPGLTGCAAKRQAISEQIEQARAHGNSAQQAGLEKALSEVTEHCTDASLRKEREQKVLDARHEVNQRTKDLDKAMKKGDAEKINKRKDKLAESKKELQSALDELER, encoded by the coding sequence ATGAAACTGCTCTCGTCCCTCGCCCTGTCCGCCGTGTTCTGCCTGTCCGCCCATTCTGCGCTGGCTGCCGAGCAGCAGCCCGGGTTGACCGGTTGCGCAGCCAAGCGTCAGGCCATCAGCGAACAGATCGAACAGGCCCGCGCCCACGGCAACAGTGCCCAGCAGGCCGGTCTGGAGAAGGCCCTGAGCGAAGTCACCGAGCACTGCACCGACGCTAGCCTGCGCAAAGAGCGCGAGCAGAAGGTGCTCGATGCCCGCCATGAAGTGAACCAGCGCACCAAGGACCTGGACAAGGCGATGAAGAAAGGCGATGCCGAGAAGATCAACAAGCGCAAAGACAAGCTCGCCGAATCGAAGAAAGAACTGCAGAGCGCGCTGGACGAGCTGGAGCGTTGA
- a CDS encoding DUF1090 domain-containing protein, with the protein MKRLSTLALLSALALPAGSLQAAQILSPGLTGCAAKRDAIEQQLQQAQSRQNSGEVRGLQKALKENTEHCTDEGLRAERQAKIDKAKAEVEERQADLKQAQAKGDPGKIAKRQSKLAESEAELKQAQAELDK; encoded by the coding sequence ATGAAACGGCTGTCTACCCTGGCCTTGCTGAGTGCCTTAGCTTTGCCCGCGGGCTCGTTGCAAGCCGCGCAGATCCTCAGCCCCGGCCTGACCGGCTGCGCAGCCAAACGTGATGCCATCGAGCAGCAGCTGCAGCAAGCCCAATCCCGGCAGAACTCCGGCGAAGTGCGCGGGCTGCAAAAAGCGCTGAAAGAGAATACCGAGCACTGTACCGATGAAGGCTTGCGCGCTGAGCGCCAAGCAAAAATCGACAAGGCCAAGGCTGAAGTTGAAGAGCGCCAGGCGGACCTCAAACAGGCGCAAGCCAAGGGCGACCCAGGCAAGATTGCCAAGCGCCAGAGCAAGCTGGCGGAATCTGAAGCCGAGCTGAAACAGGCGCAGGCCGAGCTGGATAAATAG
- the ahcY gene encoding adenosylhomocysteinase codes for MSAVNTPAGFTDFKVADISLAAWGRRETIIAESEMPALMGLRRKYLEEQPLKGAKILGCIHMTIQTAVLIETLVALGAEVRWSSCNIFSTQDQAAASIAAAGIPVFAWKGETEEEYEWCLEQTILKDGQPWDANMILDDGGDLTELLHKKYPAVLDRVHGVTEETTTGVHRLLDMLAKGELKVPAINVNDSVTKSKNDNKYGCRHSLNDAIKRGTDHLLSGKQALVIGYGDVGKGSAQSLRQEGMIVKVTEVDPICAMQACMDGFELVSPFIDGINDGTEASIDKALLGKIDLIVTTTGNVNVCDANMLKALKKRAVVCNIGHFDNEIDTAFMRKNWAWEEVKPQVHKIHRTGAGDFDPQNDDYLILLAEGRLVNLGNATGHPSRIMDGSFANQVLAQIFLFEQKYADLSAEKKAERLTVEVLPKKLDEEVALEMVRGFGGVVTQLTKQQADYIGVTVEGPFKPHAYRY; via the coding sequence ATGAGCGCTGTAAACACGCCTGCTGGTTTTACCGATTTCAAAGTCGCTGACATCTCCCTGGCCGCCTGGGGTCGTCGCGAAACCATCATTGCTGAATCGGAAATGCCTGCACTGATGGGCCTGCGTCGCAAGTACCTCGAAGAGCAACCGCTCAAGGGTGCGAAGATCCTGGGCTGCATCCACATGACCATCCAGACCGCCGTGCTGATCGAAACCCTGGTTGCCCTGGGTGCCGAAGTGCGCTGGTCGTCCTGCAACATCTTCTCCACCCAGGACCAGGCCGCCGCTTCCATCGCCGCTGCCGGTATCCCGGTGTTCGCCTGGAAAGGCGAGACCGAAGAAGAGTACGAGTGGTGCCTGGAGCAGACCATCCTCAAGGATGGCCAGCCATGGGACGCCAACATGATCCTCGACGACGGTGGTGACCTGACCGAGCTGCTGCACAAGAAGTACCCCGCAGTGCTGGATCGCGTCCACGGCGTCACCGAAGAAACCACCACCGGCGTTCACCGCCTGCTCGACATGCTGGCCAAGGGCGAGCTGAAAGTCCCGGCGATCAACGTCAACGACTCGGTCACCAAGAGCAAGAACGACAACAAGTACGGCTGCCGTCACAGCCTCAACGACGCCATCAAGCGCGGCACCGACCACCTGCTGTCGGGCAAGCAAGCCCTGGTGATCGGCTACGGTGACGTGGGCAAGGGTTCGGCCCAGTCGCTGCGTCAGGAAGGCATGATCGTCAAGGTCACCGAAGTTGACCCGATCTGCGCCATGCAGGCCTGCATGGACGGCTTCGAGCTGGTCTCGCCGTTCATCGACGGCATCAATGACGGCACCGAAGCCAGCATCGACAAGGCCCTGCTGGGCAAGATCGACCTGATCGTCACCACCACCGGTAACGTCAACGTCTGCGATGCCAACATGCTCAAGGCCCTGAAGAAGCGCGCCGTGGTCTGCAACATCGGCCACTTCGACAACGAGATCGACACTGCCTTCATGCGCAAGAACTGGGCGTGGGAAGAGGTCAAGCCGCAGGTGCACAAGATCCACCGTACCGGCGCTGGCGACTTCGACCCGCAGAACGACGATTACCTGATCCTGCTGGCCGAAGGCCGCCTGGTGAACCTGGGTAACGCCACTGGCCACCCAAGCCGCATCATGGACGGTTCGTTCGCCAACCAGGTACTGGCGCAGATCTTCCTGTTCGAGCAGAAGTACGCCGACCTGTCGGCCGAGAAGAAAGCCGAGCGTCTGACCGTTGAAGTGCTGCCAAAGAAACTCGACGAAGAAGTGGCCCTGGAAATGGTCCGCGGCTTCGGCGGCGTGGTCACCCAGCTGACCAAGCAGCAAGCCGATTACATCGGTGTGACCGTCGAAGGCCCGTTCAAGCCGCACGCCTACCGGTACTAA